In the Ptychodera flava strain L36383 chromosome 1, AS_Pfla_20210202, whole genome shotgun sequence genome, gtcacgaccgaaaatggctcactttcgcgatgtcattgcatcataaacgcttgttagtaaaatagtttatgacaaccacgacgttttcatcctgtgtgcacgccaatatacatgtaactctgagcgtacacatggtttatttacatcgtaattattctcgtatgcacagcaaatgtttgaccagtttacacctttgCGCGTCACTgcatgattgacaattgtttgaatcgcgGAACGACTGTTCCCTTGggccatttcctttgttacgaaagcgatttttccccaatcgtcgtaattttaaaaggctttgtgaaactttgcggatacctgtatggcctacgtgtttatgaaacagtctatgtttatggtatgccaataatgtttgtttgagaattgcttcggctgattttcacggagcggtctaccttgctgttgccagttgtcactcaagcgccattatgaattttcgatgagttaggggtcttttataccccgcaccgGGGTTTAAGGTATATAATGCACTTCGAAATCGAAAAACTCTGTCCTCCAAACTTTTTTCAGGCAGACATGAAACCTGAAACGCTTTTTTTCTCATAAAGTATAACAAACGCCCACCATCCCCGTGTTAGCTCTATGTGAAAAAGAATAatattcgattttcaaaaagaaattggacaatggaaactttactttcttcaagagcttcaaaatttacaataaattatttcaaaaaattgacGGTCCGAATATCTGTGCCTGAAGCGCCTtacattagaaaaaaaaacaatcttaCGTGTTAAGTTCTTCAATGCCAACAACAGCTGCTGTTTCGTTCCATTCTGTCCACGTGACACACCAGTCCATTAAAATACTTGGGTACacgaacaaaaatgacaagcaCATTTCTTCTGCAGTGCTTTCACCCCCCTGATGATTGAAGAAGAACTACGACGTTACACAAATCCACAATGCCAAATACAATTTCGGAGAACGATACTGGCAAGTGGAACTAAACTGTGGCGACATATAGAAAGACCAGTATAGTTGTAGGGCTTACATTTAAGTCAAGTACGTTTACAATGGTTATTCATTTACTGATATGTCGCGGTGTGGCTGTATGGAGAGCACAGAGACGAACATTTCTTCTAAACAACTGTAAAAGTGTGATATCATCATTTTGGAAGGAGTCCTCCAAATCCTGGATCGAATTACACAGGCATGTGAAATAAATGCAAACATGTATAGATAGGtaaatatacacacatacatacatgtgcgtgcgtgcgtgcgtgcgtgcgtgtatacatacatacatacatacatacatacatacatacatacatacatacatacatacatacatacatacatacatacatacatacatacatacatacatacatacatacatacatgcacgcacgcacacacacatacatgcatacatacatacatacatacatacatacatacatacatacatacatacatacatacatacatacatacatacatacatacatacatacatacatacatacatacatacatacatacatacatacatacatacatacatacatacatgcatacatacatgcatgcattcatgcatgcatgcatgcatgcatgcatgcatgcatgcatgcatgcatgcatacatacatacatacatacatacatacatacatacatacatacatacatacatacatacatacatacatacatacatacatacatacatacatacatacatacaatgtataAAACTAACTTACATATGTAACAGAACTTCTGCCAGTGGAATCGTAAACACATTCCGTTATGATGTCATCACCCTGAAAAAATACATTACAGTACTGACAATGTAAGAATAGTGTAGTGATTGCACAAGGAAGCTCAAAATATCTCAATATATCTTCTAGTTGACGGGTAATGAATTGTtcttggttggttggttggttggttggttggttggttggttggttgattgGTTGGTCGGtgggttggttggttggttggtcagtgaattgattgattggttgactTTGTTCACTGGCTGACtgacaaactttttttttttactttctaaCAGAAAAACTGTGATAAAGGAACTGTTTAAATGACTGATCACATTATTATATGACTGACCGATTTTTGAAGGACCAAAGTAATCGGTTAAGGTTGGCATAAATCGTATCGGTACAAATGACGCAGAGTGATCGGTGACATACCGGCTTGAGAACGACTTCCTCGGCCAACATGCTGAAttcttgaaaattaaaatcGTAGTGGTCGTCCTTCGCTAATACACGGAGTTCCTTGCCGTCACGGACATGGGTGACGCCCACCGCCTTTCCGAGTAGATGAGTGTGAAGAGCAACGGCAAAGACCTTGACGTCTGTCGCTTCACCCGTCATTCTGTTGACGAAACcctgtttgatgaaaattgatTGACAAGTGGTTATGAAGATTTTGGATAACCATGCACCATGGGGAATAATAGGCTCAATGCCAGGTGAGCAAAGATGTATTTTGTTTTACCATTGCGAAGTTTACAAGACTTAACCATAATATAACACTTTGTTGTGGTTCGCTTTACTTCACAGGTCAGGCAGACGACGATTTTTCTTTGCAATCAAACAGATGAGTGGTAGATCAAGCTGTCTATTATCGATCTGTGATTTATTAGTTCTTATATttcttatacatgtatgttaggtGTGTCAACAGCTGGTGTGATAAAAATCAATTTATTTAATCTCTACCGCTGTTTTTTTGAATCGATTAAGTCATGATATTGTAATCCAATACAACAATGATAGTTTTTACTACTCTCAACTTCTGATATCAGGGTAAGAGTCTTTCAAAGCTCTTGCAATCTTACTTGTTGCGTTAGGTCTCCTAAGCAGTAGCCGTAGTTCCTGTAATCTTCAGCGCCGGGGGGTATGATTTGCAGAGAACTTGTCTCCTGACCGATGTTTAAGACGCTCGCATCGTACTCCCTGAGCCTTGGCGTGTAGTAAATGCGAATACCCGAACTGTCGTAGATGTCTAATGTTGGAGAAGAAGCAGATGTGGAGAAGTGAGCCGAAAATTGTTCAATTGGTCTCATTAAGGTAAAACGCGCCtctgagacagatattcggactctcaaacttttacaattcgttTCTGATATTCCACCTGtagggggttcattttaagttcttgttgtaagaaaacttttcatcggcttagtttttcgaatttttttaaaattttatttttctgcatagagttaacacacggatggcagccattttgaattttaaatatcggtaaatctggggttatttgtttctttgtaccaacatttgcacggtgacccccgatttttagtcttgattttgaaagagaatggttgataaggaaagttttagcaaaagtttaagtctttgactttcgaggcgcatacttactaccttaaaggtaggggactcgatcccagggatcgagttcgttctagtctgtaagagaattttgaaggtgtcatagccttttgtttttcatgaaattgtaatctagtaagtaaatttcctggcaagacaatctgacgcctgaaccatgcctttaaggaagttcgcgcctcgaaaatgaaagaattcacttttgctcaaaccttcctaaaataaactttcaacgatggatctctttcaaaatcaagaatacaaatcaggggcCATCGcgcaaatgttggtactagagaaacagatcaccaaatatttaccgatatttgaatttcgaaatggtcgccatccctgtgttatctctatggagaaaaataaaattcgaaattttcacaaaactaagccgctgaaaactttattaactccataaacttcaaaatgagccccacaaatggtagaccaAAGGAATAGTGTTTACTAAACAGTTTGATAATCAGGATATCTGTCCCcgtggcgcattctaccttaattggtAGTTATtcagatacatgtacacacacgtATACACCAACACAACTGTCATTCAAACAAACACTACAAGAGTAACATCCATTTGCAGGTTCTAGTAGGTACTCTAAGGAGGACTTACTGTCAAGTGAGTCAGGATTATCGTAGTGCATTTCCAACATCACAAAGGTCGGATCACCATCTGCGCCTAAGGACAACCCGGCTTGCTCCGGGAAATAAAACGCCTGTGGAAGGAAAAGATGTGATAAATATCATGAAATTACACAGGAGAGTAAATTGCTGTCATCGTTTTAGGGTTATTTTAGTTTGTTAGTTGTTGTCAGCTTTATCTAGTTTGATGGCGATGACGTCACTGTAGATACTCACCTCACCACCGACGGCCCACGCTATGACGGTTGACGAACAATAATACCAATCGTCTGGCATATTGGCAGTGTAGCAAATATGTCCGGTTTGATGGTACTGTGTTTCGTTGAAGTCGGAACGGCACTGATAAACTAAAATATGGTGCACGTAGGCTTCGTTGCCAGTCTGGATAACTGGTTCATACTGTAAACAAATATGATATGAATTTTGTAACATAAGAACGCAGACGTAAATCGTTAAACCAGGTAAAAACGACACTGAGCCGGCAGAATTTGAAATGCTTGGGGCCGACTCGCAatgatttcgaagctgttatccaattaggtggctgaatcttaccaatataatgaaaacaataaatagactccctaagtggctgtgaatagtgacaatcgaccaatcagatataaccttgcaaacactcTGCGAGTCAGCCGAATGCTTGTATACAGTGACACAGATGAGTTACTCTGACCGGTGCATGGCTTTGGTTTAGACTGTGGTGACGAGCAACTCGCATCCATGTAGGCTGTCCTTCAGTCTATCGAACGTCATATCCGTGTTTCTGCGGCGCCCGTTACAGATCTATCTTTTGAAGTTCTGCTAGCTTTAGCGGGCACGGGAGCACGAAAAGATTCGGGGAAAAATGTTGCACAATTGGAGATGTCTGTCTTGCAGTTCAAATAAAGCAGTGATATCGCGCAAAATCAAAGAGCAACTTAACACTATAAGAGTGTCATGATAACATCAAATTATGTATTTACACTTCGACCTATGACTTGAATATTTGATCATTGAATGAAAGGAGTTACAAAGTAAATAATTTTATCTGACTGCAAACGTTGCCCTGTGGTGGAGGTAATCTATACTGTTGTTCAAGAACTTCTAGTATGTGACCTGTGTTAACCATTGAAAAGCCAGTCAGACCTGTGCAGTCTCCGGCGAATACGTAAACATTAAAACTGTATTGTGcagatatcaaaatatactgttatTGTCATACATTTCTGCAAACGTAAGATTGCGACTTGCCACGGTTGCCTCACCTTGATGATGTGATGTTTCGAATCCAACTCCGGTAATTTGTATCCGAGGCAGTAATATGTAGTATCTGTCGCCGGCAAGTTGAACTGTCGAATTGAAGGAACAATTCACAAGAAAGGGTTAATTATTGATAATAATCACGGATACACGGTTATTCGGCCAGTACAAGCTTTAAATTAAGACTGGATCCTTAAGCTTAGAAGAGATGGTTGGAATGACACACTAGAAATATTTCTAGTTCgtgcttaaaattttgacaacaaTTTCTGCGCTGGAAAACTAGAAGTTTCGGGATTCCACACCATTTTAGTTTCAAGTCACGTGAACCTGTTTTCGCAAAAGCTGCATGACTGCAAATGTGTTTTTCCCCTAAACTTTTCCATGTTTCTTTCGACCTCCTCCAATCACCATACGGGCAATCACTCACATTATTGTTTAGTAGGTCATAGGTCATGACATCCGGGCCCAGATCTGATTCGTTCTCTCCCACAACAGATAAAAGTCGAACACTCTTGGTGCCACGATGAGAGTGACGTAGCATGGGCACACCGTCATCCGGGTCATCGTGGTGGTGGGCCCATATCACACGGGTAGTATCTGACTGGAGGAAATAAATAGGAAGAATGAAACGTCAgtgcaaaattaaatttgtgtcGTTTCTTGACAATTTCTTTTCTTCTGAGAGTCGTTAAGAAAGAATGTGCCTCGGATGCCGATATCAGGACTCACAAATTTGTGCAATACATTTCTACTCAACCGCTCttttgggttcattttaaagtttatgaaGTAAATTTGTCAATGgttttattgttttgaaaaatcgacatttcatttgtctccgagagttaacacagggatggccgctattttgaatttcaaatatcggtaaatatgtcaggtaatttgtttctctaaaccaaaatttgcacggtgacctctgcttttattattgattttgaaagagaatggttgaaagtttcgctgGAGAATGTCTATGCAAACATTAAGGAGAGACGTCTAATTTACATATGTCACACTTCGCATTCCCCACATAGCAACATGACATTATTGTACAAGACATGATGGAATAGAATACAAGCATAATTTAACCAGTTAAACAAAGCAAATTAATAGACCATCAAAAGATTGTGAGGAATTGGAGTCCATAAAATATCGTTGATTGATCAATTACCGTAAGCAGCCAATCGTGTTCGTCGTCACAAGTGTCAATCAATCTCTCAAATTTCAGAACGGTGAAGTCGTCTTCCTCTTTGCCGAGCAGCAGTTTGTAATCATGCTTGTCGTCGACGATTGGTTCATGGTACGCTGTGGCATGACGGTCCTGCACACAGAGACAAACATGACGTCACCAAGTCATATTAGTGATGATTAATGGTTCAAAACCAGTTCAGTGAGTATTACTCATAGCAAAGTATGATTTACAGAGCACGCTACCGATAAACGCCATTTTAGAAGGTGTTCAAAATTCCAACAGATAAAGGTTACTTAGTTCATTATTATCCTTTCGAACTATATCTTGCAGTGACTCCTACGACTGCAGGGTAGATTTTTTTTCTAAGACGGACTAAGATAAAAGTGCTTGTTGAAACAAACTTATAGATTTCCAAATTAAGTTCGATAATTCTTTCGAACAAATGTTTTGTCTTAGTGTTGCCATGGCCGAACAATGAAGGTCATAAGTGTTCAAGAGTCAAATATATCAAAATCTTAACATAGTGGCCTATTAATATTCATCACCGAACATGCCGGTCACAAATTTCGATTGTGGAAAAAACTGACGATCAGCGCAGGTTAGCTGCACTTGTAAAAGTCCGCTCTCGTAACCTGTTTTAGTGTAAAGTGTCATTCTCCATTGAGGACAGTTCAGGAATTAATACACAAAATTTAAAACAGATGAAACCCAGTACAACAAAATCATGCTTGCCTtcaattttatataatttaatgACATCCATGTTTTTGTACTTCTTTTAattgtatttaactttatttCAAATAAGACCAACGGTGCCCGAATGTTTggagtttgaaaataaaacataaacgCTGTACATTGAAATCATCCGTGATCCTTCCAAGAAATTTATTGAGTCAGTACCGCGACTATTTCAAAGTCATGGGTGATCATACAACATTGCacaatatcaaaatgaaaagatattgataataatgtaaatTTGTATCAAATACATGTTACTGTATGGATTATAAAACGAGGCGGGTCAATCGTCTCCGTTCTTCATGTGATGGTCATTTGTAACTACACGTTGCTGTTTTGTCCGTTTTAGACGTTTAATTTGGAAAcatcaattatttatttttaactgaAAAGTGTCATTATTCGGGTGAAGATTAGTAGATACACACCATTTGAATACAAACTATAATGGTTTCCCTCCAGCCTTTAGTGATATACGTCCCTGACACCGACAATCCCTATGCTACTCAAGCAAACTATGCTTCTCCTTGTTCATTGTGGAGTGCGAAGTTGGGTACATTATTGcaattattttatagtttttggcaatgccagtgaatttgcagatgtagaaaacatcacGTGATTGTGTGAccataatcggatacattatcagtaataattttGGGATGAAGTTATAAAATTTATTGTGAcaaatttaatttataattttgaTTAATGTGAAATAGTGTCCACCAATATTCTCTTTTGTTTCGTTGAAAGTAGTCGACTCACCGTAAACTTGACTTCTCCGTTGTCGAGCACCCAGCCGACGACCATATCCGATCCCGGCATACCGCCGTTGGGCGAAAACCCGAATCCCACCCAGCCTGTCGTTCTGACGTGAACTTCAAACGTTATCTTCTCGTCATCGAACTTCCAGTACACGTGATAATCTTCATTGCCGTCCAAGACGACATTGTGAGTGTAATCTTGGAGTGTCGGGACCGGACTCGACCCGACAACTACCGACAAAGACAACAGAAAGAGAGCAATTTCCCTCGAAGGTGTCATAGCGTTGTCGTCTATCTGCCTGATAACCCCGTTGTGCTAGTCATGTGAATGAAGTATTTGTGTTTATCTAGATATTACCCAACAGCAATAAATTTG is a window encoding:
- the LOC139145252 gene encoding DBH-like monooxygenase protein 1 homolog, with the translated sequence MTPSREIALFLLSLSVVVGSSPVPTLQDYTHNVVLDGNEDYHVYWKFDDEKITFEVHVRTTGWVGFGFSPNGGMPGSDMVVGWVLDNGEVKFTDRHATAYHEPIVDDKHDYKLLLGKEEDDFTVLKFERLIDTCDDEHDWLLTSDTTRVIWAHHHDDPDDGVPMLRHSHRGTKSVRLLSVVGENESDLGPDVMTYDLLNNNFNLPATDTTYYCLGYKLPELDSKHHIIKYEPVIQTGNEAYVHHILVYQCRSDFNETQYHQTGHICYTANMPDDWYYCSSTVIAWAVGGEAFYFPEQAGLSLGADGDPTFVMLEMHYDNPDSLDNIYDSSGIRIYYTPRLREYDASVLNIGQETSSLQIIPPGAEDYRNYGYCLGDLTQQGFVNRMTGEATDVKVFAVALHTHLLGKAVGVTHVRDGKELRVLAKDDHYDFNFQEFSMLAEEVVLKPPVNKVNQSINSLTNQPTNPPTNQSTNQPTNQPTNQPTKNNSLPVN